Proteins from a genomic interval of Gadus morhua chromosome 21, gadMor3.0, whole genome shotgun sequence:
- the LOC115534304 gene encoding kelch repeat and BTB domain-containing protein 11-like produces the protein MLVSSDRVPGGTLPAPQNPAELDELSPLTSENCYERLSLAKRQGLLDLKERCYAFMSDHFLAVLRTPAVYGRLTAGERERVLARRLGGKRLLAVAEVDEAQDRVLGGGSRPPSRDSSRPQSPLDPQSPLEPQSPPGSSPSPEDPPQHRRHIFCYEEQTKEWRALTALPEQVSTRGAGMCTLYNYLFVAGGLVRGGGGSRASDRVFCYNPLTDAWSEARPLAQARAQLKLVAVDGHLFAVGGECLFTVERYDPRVDRWTPVAALPRGAFAVAHEATACGGDLFVSGGSLFYRLLRLDARRGEWEECAFNDSRKKSTDMVAHGSSIYRFDVNRAHGSVNVCKYNTVVRAWHDGASHALEAAQPFRCAVLGDRIFCVNRSHVLQFEVGGGRERFLPEVLETPAGARGALVPFVLSLGQSD, from the coding sequence ATGTTGGTGAGCAGCGACCGGGTCCCGGGGGGGACTCTCCCCGCCCCGCAGAACCCCGCAGAACTGGACGAGCTGTCGCCCCTTACGTCGGAGAACTGCTACGAGCGACTGTCTCTGGCCAAGAGGCAGGGCCTGTTGGACCTGAAGGAGCGCTGCTACGCCTTCATGAGCGACCACTTCCTGGCGGTGCTGCGGACCCCCGCGGTGTACGGGCGCCTCACGGCGGGGGAGCGGGAGCGCGTGCTGGCGCGGCGCCTGGGCGGCAAGAGGCTGCTGGCCGTGGCGGAGGTCGACGAGGCGCAAGACCGGGTGCTGGGGGGCGGCAGCAGACCCCCCAGCCGGGACAGCAGCCGACCCCAGAGCCCCCTGGACCCCCAGAGCCCCCTGGAGCCCCAGAGCCCCCCGGGGTCGAGCCCGTCCCCGGAGGACCCGCCGCAACACCGACGTCACATTTTCTGCTACGAGGAGCAGACAAAGGAGTGGCGCGCGCTGACCGCGCTGCCGGAGCAGGTGAGCACGCGCGGCGCGGGCATGTGCACGCTCTACAACTACCTGTTCGTGGCGGGGGGGCTGGTCAGGGGGGGCGGCGGCAGCAGGGCGTCGGACCGCGTCTTCTGCTACAACCCGCTGACAGACGCCTGGAGTGAGGCACGCCCCCTGGCGCAGGCGCGCGCTCAGCTTAAGCTCGTAGCCGTGGACGGCCACCTGTTCGCGGTGGGCGGAGAGTGCCTGTTCACGGTGGAGCGCTACGATCCGCGCGTGGACCGCTGGACCCCCGTGGCGGCGCTGCCCAGAGGCGCGTTCGCGGTGGCGCACGAGGCGACGGCGTGCGGGGGGGACCTGTTCGTGTCCGGCGGCTCGCTCTTCTACCGCCTGCTGCGCCTCGACGCGCGGCGCGGTGAGTGGGAGGAGTGCGCCTTCAACGACAGCCGGAAGAAGTCAACGGACATGGTGGCGCACGGGAGCTCAATCTACCGCTTCGACGTAAACCGCGCGCACGGCAGCGTGAACGTTTGCAAGTACAACACGGTGGTGAGGGCGTGGCATGACGGCGCGTCCCATGCGCTCGAAGCCGCGCAGCCGTTCCGCTGCGCCGTGCTGGGGGACCGCATCTTCTGCGTCAACAGGTCCCACGTGCTGCAGTTCGAGGTGGGCGGGGGCCGGGAGCGCTTCCTCCCGGAGGTCCTCGAGACCCCGGCCGGAGCCCGCGGGGCGCTGGTCCCCTTCGTCCTCTCTCTCGGCCAATCAGACTGA